The proteins below come from a single Pirellulales bacterium genomic window:
- a CDS encoding IS66 family transposase has protein sequence MNAAQLQRENARLTEQLARSTSRLQEVAAQHAATAEQFAAQLAARDRQVAALEHQLKLLLVRIRGSRQERIDPAQLLLFSREELQEIAAQLDQPAEQFVEDDAAASRRRKTSPGRVGPLPAHLPREIVRHELSPTERTCPGCGEQRQVIGVETSEQLELVPARLKAIQHDRVKYACRRCEGHVAIAAKPPQPIDKGLPAPGLCAHTVLSKFGDHQPLYRQEDVHSRLGKTIRRTTLCGWQAALAELAQPLALRMKQLVLQSQVIHTDDTSVKMLQPGRGITKTCKFWPYLGDWLHPYAAYDFTQTRERDGPRTFLAGFRGYLQADAYAGYDCLYAGEGVKEVACWVHARRYWHQALDNDPLRANVALGFIARLSQIEKQLRRAYPEQNRQGARDFAAVKAGRQAHAAPILQEFRAWLDREDAGGRLLPKSPIRAAFTYALNQWDALTRCVDEGYLSFDNNLAERLVKIPAIGRKNFLFVGSQRGGQGAATLYSLVSSAKANGAEPFAWLRDVFAQLPSRRSGEAFAQSAAGAPVTSDELDDLLPDRWLQANPQSVWTIDDIRRQERRRYE, from the coding sequence ATGAACGCTGCGCAGCTGCAACGTGAAAACGCCCGCTTGACAGAGCAGCTCGCGCGATCGACCAGCCGACTTCAAGAAGTCGCAGCGCAACACGCGGCGACCGCCGAGCAGTTCGCTGCGCAACTCGCCGCGAGAGATCGGCAGGTCGCCGCGCTGGAGCATCAACTCAAGCTGCTGTTGGTGCGGATTCGCGGCTCGCGGCAGGAACGGATCGACCCCGCTCAGCTCTTGCTTTTTTCCCGCGAAGAGCTGCAGGAGATCGCCGCCCAGCTCGACCAGCCGGCCGAGCAGTTTGTGGAAGACGACGCGGCTGCGTCCCGGCGTCGCAAGACGTCGCCGGGACGCGTCGGCCCGCTGCCTGCGCATCTTCCGCGGGAGATTGTCCGGCACGAACTGAGCCCGACGGAGCGAACCTGCCCCGGCTGCGGCGAACAGCGGCAAGTGATCGGAGTCGAGACGAGCGAGCAGCTGGAACTCGTCCCGGCCCGCCTCAAGGCGATCCAGCACGACCGGGTGAAGTACGCGTGTCGCCGCTGCGAAGGACACGTCGCGATCGCCGCCAAGCCCCCCCAGCCGATTGACAAGGGCCTGCCGGCCCCCGGCCTCTGCGCCCACACGGTCCTCAGCAAGTTCGGCGACCACCAGCCGCTCTACCGGCAGGAAGACGTTCATTCGCGGCTCGGCAAGACGATCCGCCGGACCACGCTCTGCGGCTGGCAGGCGGCGCTGGCCGAGTTGGCGCAGCCGCTGGCGCTGCGGATGAAGCAACTGGTCCTTCAGTCGCAGGTCATTCACACCGACGACACGTCGGTGAAGATGCTCCAGCCGGGCCGCGGGATCACGAAGACCTGCAAGTTCTGGCCGTACCTGGGGGACTGGCTCCATCCGTACGCGGCGTACGATTTTACCCAAACCCGCGAGCGGGACGGCCCGCGGACGTTTTTGGCGGGGTTTCGGGGCTACCTGCAAGCGGACGCTTATGCGGGCTACGATTGCCTCTACGCCGGCGAGGGGGTGAAAGAAGTCGCTTGCTGGGTCCATGCGCGGCGGTACTGGCATCAGGCCCTCGACAACGATCCGCTGCGGGCGAACGTCGCGCTGGGGTTCATCGCCCGGTTGTCGCAGATCGAAAAGCAGTTGCGCAGGGCGTACCCCGAGCAGAACCGGCAGGGCGCGCGGGACTTCGCGGCAGTGAAAGCGGGCCGACAGGCGCACGCGGCGCCGATCCTTCAGGAGTTCAGAGCGTGGCTCGATCGCGAGGACGCCGGGGGACGACTTCTGCCCAAGAGCCCGATCCGCGCGGCGTTCACCTACGCGCTCAATCAATGGGACGCGCTGACGCGCTGCGTCGACGAGGGGTATCTGTCGTTCGACAATAACCTGGCCGAGAGACTGGTGAAAATCCCGGCGATCGGGCGGAAGAACTTTCTCTTCGTCGGCAGCCAGCGCGGCGGGCAAGGCGCGGCGACGCTGTACTCGCTCGTGAGCAGCGCGAAGGCCAACGGCGCGGAGCCGTTCGCCTGGCTGCGAGACGTGTTCGCGCAGCTGCCGTCTCGTCGCAGCGGCGAGGCGTTCGCGCAGTCCGCCGCGGGCGCGCCGGTGACCAGCGACGAGTTGGACGACCTGCTGCCCGACCGGTGGCTGCAGGCGAACCCCCAATCCGTCTGGACGATTGACGACATCCGCCGCCAGGAGCGCCGGCGCTATGAGTGA
- a CDS encoding DUF4037 domain-containing protein — translation MSTTGVDVSRDFIAEVLLPRLADSLSGEVDRLAVAIVGTGSDVIGLDDEISQDHHWGPRANVMYSRADAARLGPAVRQVLAERIPRHYAGYEVHVGIGNLTGVCCAAIEDFFARFLGTDRLPERDLDWLAYCEVDLFHVTAGEIVHDGLGELTRRREALAYYPDDVWKKRIADWCMYVTGRDAPYNLYRVSKRGDELTCSIYFGLCLKRLMELCFALNRRYAPYTKWLNRTFRVLPECADELAGFIDEAVVASTWRKRVDLLIEANYVIADALGEMGLADRPNRREFDEGLTDLTLYDSAAQIYRTLPPELFAPSFNQIELWEKMAREVLFDANDYLRNCRD, via the coding sequence ATGTCCACCACCGGCGTCGACGTCAGTCGCGATTTCATCGCCGAGGTGCTTCTGCCGCGGCTCGCGGACTCACTCTCCGGCGAGGTCGATCGGCTCGCCGTGGCGATTGTCGGCACGGGGTCGGACGTCATCGGACTGGACGATGAAATCAGCCAAGACCATCACTGGGGACCGCGGGCGAACGTCATGTACTCCCGTGCGGACGCCGCGCGGTTGGGTCCCGCGGTCCGACAGGTCCTCGCCGAGCGAATCCCCCGTCATTACGCCGGGTACGAAGTCCATGTCGGGATCGGCAACTTGACGGGTGTCTGCTGTGCGGCGATCGAGGATTTCTTCGCCCGGTTCCTGGGGACCGATCGGCTCCCCGAGCGCGATCTCGACTGGCTGGCGTACTGCGAGGTCGATCTGTTCCACGTCACGGCCGGCGAGATCGTTCACGACGGCCTCGGCGAACTGACTCGCCGTCGCGAGGCGCTTGCTTACTACCCGGACGACGTCTGGAAGAAACGGATCGCCGACTGGTGCATGTACGTCACGGGGCGCGACGCGCCGTACAACTTGTACCGCGTCTCGAAGCGGGGAGACGAACTGACCTGCTCGATCTACTTCGGACTGTGTTTGAAACGACTCATGGAGCTCTGTTTCGCGTTGAATCGCCGATACGCCCCGTATACGAAGTGGCTCAATCGCACGTTCCGCGTGCTGCCGGAGTGCGCCGACGAGTTGGCGGGGTTCATCGACGAGGCCGTGGTTGCGTCGACGTGGCGCAAGCGGGTCGACCTGCTGATCGAAGCGAACTACGTGATCGCCGACGCGCTGGGCGAGATGGGACTCGCCGATCGGCCGAACCGGCGAGAGTTCGACGAGGGGCTCACCGATCTGACGCTCTACGATTCCGCGGCGCAAATCTATCGCACGCTGCCGCCGGAGTTGTTCGCTCCCAGCTTCAATCAGATCGAGCTGTGGGAGAAAATGGCCCGCGAGGTGCTCTTTGACGCCAACGACTATCTGCGGAACTGCCGTGACTAA
- the tnpB gene encoding IS66 family insertion sequence element accessory protein TnpB, translating to MLNLAAGTRIFVARGATDMRKGFDGLQGLITSALAQDPLSGHLFLFVNRRRDKLKILYWDGDGLAIWYKRLEQGTFQVPTLADDRPSVEMRSDELTMLLRGVDLASVRRRKRYSLTG from the coding sequence ATGCTGAATCTGGCGGCCGGTACGCGGATTTTCGTCGCCCGGGGCGCAACCGACATGCGGAAGGGCTTCGACGGCCTCCAGGGCCTGATCACGAGCGCGCTCGCGCAAGACCCGCTCTCCGGTCACCTGTTCCTGTTCGTCAATCGCCGTCGCGACAAGCTGAAGATCCTGTACTGGGACGGGGACGGCTTGGCGATCTGGTACAAGCGGCTCGAACAAGGGACGTTTCAAGTGCCGACGCTCGCCGACGACCGGCCGTCGGTCGAGATGCGCAGCGACGAGCTCACGATGCTGCTGCGGGGCGTCGATCTGGCCAGCGTCCGGCGGCGCAAGCGCTATTCGCTCACGGGGTGA